The Prunus dulcis chromosome 5, ALMONDv2, whole genome shotgun sequence genomic sequence TGCTCTGACGAGGGCATTTATATCTGAGAATGGAGATCTCATAACTGTTCCAGAGTTTGCAGCCTGTAGAGAAGATTGTCCTTCAGAAATTGCAGATGACGAACCAAGCCCTGAAGTCAGTGGGACCTCTTGAAGGGTCACTCCTGACGCACGGCTTGAAGAGCTCCTACTGTCTATTAAactggatgatgatgatgagccATTGCCAATTGGGATGTTATCAGGGCTGTCATTAAAGGATTCCAGCCGGGAAGAAGAAGTATCTGTTGTCATAATCTGCCTGAGCATTGCCTTTGCTGCTTCATTCACTGGAGGCTGATACTTCACAATCTGTCCATCAGGAGTACCAGAGTCCCCGCCCTCATCCTGCTTGAGTCTCCGTTTTTTGTTGACTTCAATTATGCGCCTATTGCTCTCATTCTGCTGCTGTACAAACTGAGTCAAGAAACTTGGGCTCTGCACAGCCTTTGCAAGGAATGACATCATCTGTTGCTGCCGCTGTTCCATACCCTGAAGACGTTGCACCATTGCTTGCAGCTGGTTATCAGTAGACTGTTGCTGCTGCCTCAACTTGATAAGTTCCTGCATAAGCACATTCTTGTCCCTTTTTAGCCTCTCAACCTCTTCCTCAAGGCCAAACTTCCCAACCTCTACACACGCAGCCACTGAATTCTGTCCTTGTGATGGCTGTGGCTGTTGATGACCATGTCCATGCGCAGGTTTTCGCCGGTTGATACTCTTAAGGAGATGCTTCTGACCCCTCAAAAAGCCCTCATTTGCAAATTCCCAGCGGTCTGGGTCAACCTTCCTAAATCCCTGTTTGAACCAAAATGAAGTAGGGGTTCAATCAACATAAtgaaaattaaaggaaaaaatgcATGATTCAGCAAAAcaatgaaagaaacaaaaacaataacagGACAAGCAGGCAGGAAAAcattgatgaagaaaaatggATCGATTATCTACacatttataagaaaaacGACTACATATTTGATCAATGGAGTTCACAAGACTTATCTTAAGCCAATCAATGTATtcccaacaacaacaaaaaagtaagCACATTCAGAAAGGTTCACAACCTAACTCACAAGAAACTGCAGGGACTGTCACTCAACTGAAGCCCAACATCTGGGAGCTTCTCTGCATCAACATTCCTGGAAAACTAGTTTTTCACCCCCAATACATCCAGAAGTGTATAACTAAACAATTATTACCCACTCCACAACCAAAACATGTAAACCATTACAACACTACCCGGCTCAAAGCAATGTTTGCTGTAGAATCTGTCCTTGCACTGCTTGTCCCATTTCATTCATGATAGTAAAAGAGGTCACCCAGTGGTCTCAGAGATAGTAAAAGAGGTCCCCCAGTGGTCAGAGCAGCTCCAAAGTACAAATTTGAATCTTCTCAACTCAACTAAAACATTTATAATTGGGAAcagtaacaaaaataaaatgacaaaggATTAACTGTAAATGATTACAGTCGGAAAAgctaaaaatacaactcatATATCATGTGAAGCCTACCCAAAGTTCAGTCCACATCCATTTTTCTAGTCCACTGAGAGGTGTAAATCAACAAAAGGTTAAAAAATAACTTACATCCTTAGTTCTTCCTATGCAGTAGCACTCCCTCCGACTCACCACATGGGCACCTTGTACATGTCAGGAACCAATAGTGTGCTCATTCCCAGAGTCTAAGTTACTAGTGACACCACTCAACAAGTACACTCCCCATAACCACCAAAAAGTCTTCACGTTGATACCACACTATACTCAAGTTTAGAATCTTTGATTCTCTATTCAAGCAATTTCATATGCAGAGTTCACATAACTTATAACTAGTACCTTTACAGAATATCATTCGAAATGGCGCTCAGCCAAATAAACAATGAGTAGCTACGGAGACATTCTCTACCAGTTCTTTCTAAGCATGTCTTTGATGCAAGCCCACATACCCCACACAACTTTACCAGAGAAAACCATATAGCACAATCAAAACATAAAACCAAATAACAGCAACCATCTCCCAAACAAGATTTGTAATGTAAATAAGAAACCTGAAATATCTTATCTCACATATCAAAAGTTTCAAGCAGCTTTTGAGTGGTATTTGTTGGTCCATAGTCAAACTTGTATGCAACATTGCGCTTAAACATTCgggtttatggtttagggtatAGAACATGTTGTGTAAGACAGTGAGAACCTCATGGAAAAGAGTGCTTAAAGACATATCCAGACGTAGGGGCAAATCAGCATGCTGCATAGGCTACTCTATTATGCTTGGTGAATTAAGCATGCACGGGATACTCTATTATGCTTGGTGAATTAAACACGCACAGCAAATTGGTATTGAACCCCAGATCCCACTCTCCACCCTGTTTCTTCAAGTCTTAAACACCctgtttctttttcccctCACTTTTcctcaaatcaaaattttgatgTTCTCAACAAGAAGCTTTGTACATCAGGAAACAACCATAAAAATAATTCTTGTTCACTTTGTTTAACAATCCCTGCCCTTTTTTCACTCCATAAAATGCTAACAGCATACCATAAagaatctctctctcaaggAAATCTCTACCAACGGACTTCCCATTTAGTCTTCTTCCTTCATGACCAAATTACCAACCCCAAAATAACATTCTACCTGCTCTAAGATACCACCTGATAGGCCCTTCTACCTCTATTCAACACAGTCGAAGAATAAAAATCCTTCATAACATTCTCAAACCTCTTTGCAACTTTAAGTGTTTTGAATCTAACTTACCTCCATTTGAAAGGACAAATTTTTTACAACCTTCTAACATATGTATAGTCGCAAAAAGgaaagcaaaggaaaaaaccaaaaccaaaagcttTCAACTCCAAAAACAAGTATTTTGTTAAAACACGAGTTCCTGACGTTTCAAGTATCCCTCAAATTTCCGAGGGAACAAATGGGAGATTTTAAGCCATTCAACCCTCGAACAATCAGTACTGACAAAGTGAGTGCAAAGCATTTCAGAATTTCCACTCAACTACACTACTATCGCAAGATTGCCACAGACACActatctttttccttttccaatcTTGAGCATTCCCATTAACCACACAATCTAAACGATTAACATTTCAGTAAACTATATACCACACTCCACAGATAAGACCAATCTGTGTTTCCATCAACCATTGAAACAAATCAATTACCAATAAAAGCATAAACCATGAgtagagaagagagagagagagagagagagagagagagagagagagagagaga encodes the following:
- the LOC117628068 gene encoding heat shock factor protein HSF8-like, which gives rise to MGGANNNCDEASMAGGGGGGAQQAGLAPAPAPLLNSNAPPPFLSKTYDMVDDPATDQVVSWSPTNNSFVVWNPPEFARDLLPKYFKHNNFSSFVRQLNTYGFRKVDPDRWEFANEGFLRGQKHLLKSINRRKPAHGHGHQQPQPSQGQNSVAACVEVGKFGLEEEVERLKRDKNVLMQELIKLRQQQQSTDNQLQAMVQRLQGMEQRQQQMMSFLAKAVQSPSFLTQFVQQQNESNRRIIEVNKKRRLKQDEGGDSGTPDGQIVKYQPPVNEAAKAMLRQIMTTDTSSSRLESFNDSPDNIPIGNGSSSSSSLIDSRSSSSRASGVTLQEVPLTSGLGSSSAISEGQSSLQAANSGTVMRSPFSDINALVRAQEAQSIPISQADVIIPELSQIPEMVPESLVDIPEENMAPDAGVGFIENMASDAGDGFIGDILGLDGSVTIDIDSIPPDPDIEALLKNWDQFLQSPEPDEMDSTSAGVPMGNEEQPSTENGWDKTQHNMDNLTEKMGRLTSDTKGV